ACTGGGTGATGTTCTTCAGTATGCTTTCTTACATCAAGAGAGCTCGCTCGATGCGCGACATCAAAAACCCGGGAGGCTTTAGCAAGCCGGACTGGGCGGTGGTCAAACGTCTCAGCCAGCTTGGGCTGCCGATTGCGCTGGCGCTCTTCTTCGAAGTCACGCTGTTTGCCGTGGTCGCCCTGCTGGTCTCGCCGCTTGGCATTACCGACGTTGCCGGGCACCAGATTGCGCTCAATTTCAGCTCGCTGATGTTTGTCCTGCCGCTCTCTTTAGGTGCCGCCGTGACCATTCGCGTTGGCTATCGTCTTGGCCAGGGGTCGACTCTGGACGCGCAGGTCGCCGCCCGCACCGGCGTTGGCGTGGCGATTTGCCTGGCGTCGTGTACCGCGCTGTTTACCGTCACCTTCCGGGAACACATCGCGCTGCTGTATAACGACAATCCGGCCGTTGTGGCGCTGGCCGCGCACCTGATGTTGCTGGCGGCAATTTACCAAATCTCCGACTCAATTCAGGTCATCGGCAGCGGCGTGCTGCGGGGTTATAAAGATACGCGTTCGATTTTCTTTATTACCTTTATCGCCTATTGGGTGCTCGGCCTGCCGAGCGGCTACGTGCTCGGGTTAACCGACTGGGTGGTTGAACCGATGGGACCGGCAGGGTTCTGGATCGGCTTTATCATCGGCCTGACCTCAGCCGCTATTCTGATGATGTTGCGCATGCGCTGGCTGCAGCGTCAGCCTTCCATCACTATTCTGCAGCGCGCTGCACGTTAATTAAACAGAAGTAGCCGCGTCGGCGGCTACTTTGTCAGCATCCTGCGCAGATGCTCGGCAATCGCGTGAAATCTGGAATAAAATTGCGAGTTTCCCCTTGCAAGCCCCGAGG
This region of Cedecea lapagei genomic DNA includes:
- the mdtK gene encoding MdtK family multidrug efflux MATE transporter, with the protein product MQKYLTEARQLLALAIPVIIAQVAQTAMGFVDTVMAGGYSATDMAAVAIGTSIWLPAILFGHGLLLALTPTVAQLNGSARRDRIAHQVRQGFWLAGMVSVLVMVVLWNAGHIIHAMHNIDPELADKAVRYLRALLWGAPGYLFFQVGRNQCEGLAKTKPGMVMGFIGLLVNIPVNYIFIYGHFGMPELGGVGCGVATAAVYWVMFFSMLSYIKRARSMRDIKNPGGFSKPDWAVVKRLSQLGLPIALALFFEVTLFAVVALLVSPLGITDVAGHQIALNFSSLMFVLPLSLGAAVTIRVGYRLGQGSTLDAQVAARTGVGVAICLASCTALFTVTFREHIALLYNDNPAVVALAAHLMLLAAIYQISDSIQVIGSGVLRGYKDTRSIFFITFIAYWVLGLPSGYVLGLTDWVVEPMGPAGFWIGFIIGLTSAAILMMLRMRWLQRQPSITILQRAAR